The Streptomyces seoulensis genome contains a region encoding:
- a CDS encoding DUF4365 domain-containing protein, with product MAMAQPERSGLLPDSAGHLRGTLATTACMETLQVGYLHAVAAAAGCSLSQPFPDNGIDWHVSHSAPGHTVDDEVTIKVQLKCTYQIAPRPPGPFFSFTLDNDHLRKLARTPVSVHKILVVMIVPRSQGDWLRAGHDRLDLRHCCYWVNLAGHPVTGRTRTTVRVPTARIFDDRALCEIMTRVGTGGRP from the coding sequence ATGGCCATGGCGCAGCCCGAGCGGAGCGGGCTGCTGCCCGACAGCGCGGGCCACCTTCGCGGCACCCTCGCCACCACCGCCTGCATGGAGACCCTGCAGGTCGGCTATCTACACGCGGTCGCCGCCGCGGCCGGCTGCTCGCTGTCCCAGCCCTTCCCCGACAACGGCATCGACTGGCACGTCAGCCACAGCGCCCCCGGCCACACCGTCGACGACGAGGTCACCATCAAGGTGCAGCTCAAATGCACCTACCAGATCGCCCCCCGGCCCCCCGGCCCCTTCTTCTCCTTCACGCTCGACAACGACCACCTGCGCAAACTCGCCCGCACCCCCGTCTCGGTGCACAAGATCCTCGTCGTCATGATCGTCCCGCGCTCCCAGGGCGACTGGCTGCGCGCCGGACACGACCGGCTCGACCTCAGACACTGCTGCTACTGGGTCAACCTCGCCGGGCACCCCGTCACCGGACGCACCCGCACCACCGTCCGCGTCCCCACCGCGCGCATCTTCGACGACCGCGCCCTCTGCGAGATCATGACGCGCGTCGGTACGGGAGGCAGGCCATGA
- the thrS gene encoding threonine--tRNA ligase — protein MSDVRVIIQRDSEREERVVTTGTTAADLFAGERSVIAARVGGELRDLTHELSDGDEVEGVEISSEDGLGILRHSTAHVMAQAVQELFPEAKLGIGPPVKDGFYYDFDVEKPFHPDDLKAIEKKMQEIQKRGQKFSRRVVTDEDARAELADEPYKLELIGLKGSASSDDGADVEVGAGELTIYDNLDAKTGELCWKDLCRGPHLPSTRNIPAFKLMRNAAAYWRGSEKNPMLQRIYGTAWPSKDELKAHLEFLAEAEKRDHRKLGNELDLFSIPEQIGSGLAVFHPKGGIIRRVMEDYSRRRHEEEGYEFVYTPHATKGKLFETSGHLDWYADGMYPPMQLDEGVDYYLKPMNCPMHNMIFDARGRSYRELPLRLFEFGTVYRYEKSGVVHGLTRARGFTQDDAHIYCTREQMSEELDKTLTFVLGLLRDYGLTDFYLELSTKDPEKFVGSDEAWDEATETLRQVAEKQGLPLVPDPGGAAFYGPKISVQAKDAIGRTWQMSTIQLDFNLPERFDLEYTGPDGSKQRPVMIHRALFGSIERFFAVLLEHYAGAFPAWLAPVQAVGIPIGDAHVEYLEKFAAEAKRKGLRVEVDSSSDRMQKKIRNAQRQKVPFMIIVGDEDMNADTVSFRYRDGSQENGIPFADAIAKIQKVVEERVQV, from the coding sequence GTGTCAGACGTCCGTGTGATCATCCAACGCGATTCCGAGCGGGAAGAGCGCGTGGTGACGACGGGCACTACCGCCGCCGACCTCTTCGCGGGCGAGCGCTCCGTCATCGCCGCGCGTGTGGGCGGCGAGCTCAGGGACCTCACCCACGAGCTCTCCGACGGCGACGAGGTCGAGGGCGTCGAGATCAGTTCCGAGGACGGCCTCGGCATCCTGCGCCACTCCACCGCGCACGTCATGGCCCAGGCCGTGCAGGAGCTCTTCCCCGAGGCCAAGCTCGGCATCGGCCCGCCGGTCAAGGACGGCTTCTACTACGACTTCGACGTCGAGAAGCCCTTCCACCCCGATGACCTCAAGGCCATCGAGAAGAAGATGCAGGAGATCCAGAAGCGGGGTCAGAAGTTCTCCCGCCGCGTCGTCACCGACGAGGACGCCCGCGCCGAGCTGGCCGACGAGCCGTACAAGCTGGAGCTGATCGGCCTCAAGGGCTCGGCCTCCTCCGACGACGGCGCGGACGTCGAGGTCGGCGCCGGCGAGCTGACGATCTACGACAACCTGGACGCCAAGACCGGCGAGCTGTGCTGGAAGGACCTCTGCCGCGGTCCCCACCTGCCCTCCACCCGCAACATCCCGGCGTTCAAGCTGATGCGCAACGCGGCCGCCTACTGGCGCGGCAGCGAGAAGAACCCGATGCTCCAGCGCATCTACGGCACCGCCTGGCCGTCCAAGGACGAGCTGAAGGCGCACCTGGAGTTCCTCGCCGAGGCCGAGAAGCGCGACCACCGCAAGCTCGGCAACGAGCTGGACCTCTTCTCCATCCCGGAGCAGATCGGCTCCGGCCTCGCCGTCTTCCACCCCAAGGGCGGCATCATCCGCCGGGTCATGGAGGACTACTCGCGGCGCCGCCACGAGGAGGAGGGCTACGAGTTCGTCTACACCCCGCACGCGACGAAGGGGAAGCTCTTCGAGACCTCGGGCCACCTGGACTGGTACGCCGACGGCATGTACCCGCCCATGCAGCTCGACGAGGGCGTGGACTACTACCTCAAGCCCATGAACTGCCCGATGCACAACATGATCTTCGACGCGCGCGGCCGCTCGTACCGTGAACTGCCGCTGCGCCTCTTCGAGTTCGGGACCGTGTACCGGTACGAGAAGTCGGGCGTCGTGCACGGCCTCACCCGTGCCCGCGGCTTCACCCAGGACGACGCGCACATCTACTGCACCCGTGAGCAGATGTCCGAGGAACTGGACAAGACGCTCACCTTCGTCCTCGGCCTGCTGCGCGACTACGGCCTGACCGACTTCTACCTGGAGCTGTCCACCAAGGACCCGGAGAAGTTCGTCGGCTCCGACGAGGCGTGGGACGAGGCGACCGAGACCCTCCGCCAGGTCGCGGAGAAGCAGGGCCTGCCCCTGGTGCCCGACCCGGGCGGCGCCGCCTTCTACGGCCCGAAGATCTCGGTGCAGGCCAAGGACGCCATCGGCCGGACCTGGCAGATGTCCACGATCCAGCTCGACTTCAACCTGCCCGAGCGGTTCGACCTGGAGTACACCGGCCCCGACGGCTCCAAGCAGCGTCCGGTGATGATCCACCGTGCCCTGTTCGGCTCCATCGAGCGGTTCTTCGCCGTGCTCCTGGAGCACTACGCGGGCGCCTTCCCGGCGTGGCTGGCTCCGGTGCAGGCGGTGGGCATCCCGATCGGTGACGCGCACGTCGAGTACCTGGAGAAGTTCGCGGCCGAGGCCAAGCGGAAGGGTCTGCGGGTCGAGGTGGACTCCTCCTCCGACCGGATGCAGAAGAAGATCAGGAACGCCCAGCGCCAGAAGGTGCCGTTCATGATCATCGTCGGTGACGAGGACATGAACGCGGACACCGTCTCCTTCCGCTACCGCGACGGCTCGCAGGAGAACGGCATCCCGTTCGCGGACGCCATCGCCAAGATCCAGAAGGTCGTGGAGGAGCGGGTCCAGGTCTGA
- a CDS encoding potassium channel family protein codes for MPLTVASLTFLGSYAALVLAPRFGTAWDDLWLGLLLACWALFAVDYAMRWRLSGQGTRFVRTHWLDTLVLILPLLRPLRIVRIYESLERRRGLPRLPLYARVIAYSGLATLLMGFTGALAVYQQERGAPASHMQTFGDAVWWACSTLSTVGYGDVVPVTTGGRIIAAAMMAGGLALLGAVTGSFSSWLLQVFAREEDEQPPGR; via the coding sequence ATGCCTCTCACCGTGGCGTCCCTGACGTTCCTCGGCTCGTACGCGGCCCTCGTCCTCGCCCCGCGCTTCGGCACCGCGTGGGACGACCTGTGGCTGGGGCTGCTGCTCGCGTGCTGGGCGCTGTTCGCCGTGGACTACGCGATGCGCTGGCGGCTGAGCGGCCAGGGCACGCGTTTCGTCCGCACCCACTGGCTGGACACCCTCGTACTGATCCTGCCCCTGCTGCGCCCGCTGCGGATCGTGCGGATCTACGAGTCCCTGGAGCGTCGGCGCGGCCTGCCCAGGCTCCCGCTGTACGCGCGGGTGATCGCCTACTCCGGGCTCGCGACCCTGCTGATGGGCTTCACCGGCGCGCTCGCCGTCTACCAGCAGGAGCGCGGTGCGCCGGCCTCGCACATGCAGACCTTCGGCGACGCCGTCTGGTGGGCCTGCTCGACGCTGTCCACCGTGGGCTACGGCGACGTCGTCCCGGTCACCACGGGCGGCCGGATCATCGCGGCGGCGATGATGGCGGGCGGCCTGGCCCTGCTGGGCGCGGTGACGGGGTCGTTCTCCTCCTGGCTGCTGCAGGTGTTCGCGCGGGAGGAGGACGAGCAACCCCCGGGGCGGTGA
- a CDS encoding HIT family protein gives MLPCMTSEPEQQIGVGTQDAFQRLWTPHRMAYIQGENKPSGPGADDGCPFCSIPAKSDEDGLIVRRGEHVYAVLNLYPYNGGHLMTVPYRHVADYTDLTGPETAELAELTKQAMTALRTASGAHGFNIGMNQGAVAGAGIAAHLHQHIVPRWGGDTNFMPVVGHTKVLPQLLGDTRKMLAEAWPAA, from the coding sequence ATGCTGCCTTGCATGACGAGTGAGCCGGAGCAGCAGATCGGAGTGGGGACGCAGGACGCGTTCCAGCGCCTGTGGACGCCCCACCGGATGGCCTACATCCAGGGCGAGAACAAGCCGAGCGGTCCCGGAGCGGACGACGGCTGCCCGTTCTGTTCCATCCCGGCCAAATCCGATGAGGACGGTCTGATCGTCCGGCGCGGCGAGCACGTGTACGCGGTGCTCAACCTCTACCCGTACAACGGCGGCCATCTGATGACCGTGCCCTACCGGCACGTGGCCGACTACACCGATCTGACCGGTCCGGAGACCGCCGAGCTGGCGGAGCTGACCAAGCAGGCGATGACGGCGCTGCGTACGGCGTCCGGTGCGCACGGCTTCAACATCGGCATGAACCAGGGCGCGGTGGCCGGTGCGGGTATCGCGGCCCACCTCCACCAGCACATCGTGCCGCGCTGGGGCGGGGACACGAACTTCATGCCGGTGGTGGGCCACACCAAGGTGCTGCCGCAACTGCTCGGCGACACCCGCAAGATGCTCGCGGAGGCGTGGCCCGCTGCCTGA
- a CDS encoding elongation factor G-like protein EF-G2 — protein MGDKTHAHPGAAGRAMTADHPASVRNVVLVGPSGSGKTTLVEALALTAGAVNRAGRVEDGGTVSDYDDIEHRQHRSVQLSLVPVEWDGIKINLLDTPGYADFVGELRAGLRAADAALFVVSASDGVDGSTRMVWEECQAVGMPRAIVVTHLESARADFEEMTRVCAEAFGADDPDAVLPLYLPLRGPTGPDGHAPVTGLVGLLSQKLFDYSPGERKESEPGEDQLPGLEDARNRLIEGIIAESEDETLMDRYLGGEQVDVKTLIEDLERAVARGAFHPVLAAAPAPEGARQGLGTVELLELITRGFPTPFEHPMPEVTGIDGTPRALSPCDTEGPLVAEVVKTSSDPYVGRISLVRVFSGTLRPDDTVHVSGHGLADRGHEDHDVDEKAGALSMAFGRQQRPVPQAVAGDLVCVAKLGRAETGDTLSAKDDPLLMRPWRMPDPLLPLAIQAHSKADEDKLSLGLSRLVAEDPTMRLEQNQDTHQVVLWCLGEAHADVALERLRSRYGVQVDVVPHKVPLRETFAGKAAGRGRHVKQSGGHGQYAICEIEVEPLPGGSGIEFVDKVVGGAVPRQFIPSVEKGIRAQAAKGVAAGYPLVDLRVTLLDGKSHSVDSSDAAFQTAGALALREAAGETRIHLLEPVAEVSVLIPDDYVGAVMSDLSSRRGRVLGTEQTGSGRTLIRAEVPEFEIGRYAIDLRSLSHGTATFSRAYARHEPMPPQVAERLREQAGGTP, from the coding sequence ATGGGCGACAAGACTCACGCACACCCCGGAGCCGCCGGCAGGGCAATGACGGCCGACCACCCCGCGTCCGTAAGGAACGTGGTGCTGGTCGGCCCCTCCGGATCGGGCAAGACCACCCTGGTCGAAGCCCTCGCACTGACCGCGGGAGCGGTGAACCGGGCCGGCCGCGTCGAGGACGGCGGCACCGTCTCCGACTACGACGACATCGAGCACCGGCAGCACCGCTCCGTACAGCTCTCGCTGGTCCCCGTCGAATGGGACGGCATCAAGATCAATCTCCTCGACACCCCCGGATACGCCGACTTCGTCGGTGAACTCAGGGCCGGTCTGCGCGCGGCGGACGCGGCCCTCTTCGTCGTCTCCGCCTCCGACGGCGTGGACGGCTCGACCCGGATGGTGTGGGAGGAGTGCCAGGCCGTCGGCATGCCGCGGGCCATCGTGGTCACCCACCTGGAGTCCGCCCGCGCCGACTTCGAGGAGATGACCCGGGTGTGCGCCGAGGCGTTCGGCGCCGACGACCCCGACGCCGTCCTGCCCCTCTACCTCCCGCTGCGCGGCCCCACCGGCCCCGACGGGCACGCCCCGGTGACCGGCCTGGTCGGCCTGCTCTCGCAGAAGCTCTTCGACTACTCCCCCGGCGAACGCAAGGAGTCCGAACCCGGCGAGGACCAGCTCCCCGGCCTCGAGGACGCCCGCAACCGGCTGATCGAGGGGATCATCGCCGAGAGCGAGGACGAGACCCTCATGGACCGCTACCTCGGCGGCGAGCAGGTCGACGTCAAGACCCTGATCGAGGACCTCGAACGGGCCGTGGCACGCGGCGCGTTCCACCCCGTGCTCGCCGCCGCACCCGCCCCCGAGGGCGCCCGGCAGGGCCTCGGCACCGTGGAACTCCTGGAACTGATCACCCGCGGGTTCCCCACCCCCTTCGAGCACCCGATGCCCGAGGTCACCGGGATCGACGGCACCCCCCGCGCCCTGAGCCCCTGCGACACCGAAGGCCCCCTGGTCGCCGAGGTCGTCAAGACCTCCTCCGACCCCTACGTCGGCCGCATCTCCCTGGTCCGCGTCTTCTCCGGCACCCTGCGCCCCGACGACACCGTCCACGTCTCCGGACACGGACTGGCCGACCGGGGCCACGAGGACCACGACGTCGACGAGAAGGCCGGCGCCCTCTCCATGGCCTTCGGCAGACAGCAGCGCCCGGTCCCCCAGGCGGTCGCCGGCGACCTCGTGTGCGTGGCCAAGCTAGGCCGCGCCGAGACCGGCGACACCCTCTCCGCCAAGGACGACCCCCTGCTCATGCGGCCCTGGCGGATGCCCGACCCGCTGCTCCCCCTCGCCATCCAGGCCCACAGCAAGGCCGACGAGGACAAACTCTCCCTGGGCCTGTCCCGGCTCGTCGCCGAGGACCCGACCATGCGGCTCGAACAGAACCAGGACACCCACCAGGTCGTCCTGTGGTGCCTCGGCGAGGCCCACGCCGACGTCGCCCTGGAACGGCTCCGCAGCCGCTACGGCGTCCAGGTCGACGTCGTCCCGCACAAGGTGCCGCTGCGCGAGACCTTCGCCGGCAAGGCCGCCGGACGCGGCCGGCACGTCAAGCAGTCCGGCGGCCACGGGCAGTACGCCATCTGCGAGATCGAGGTCGAGCCCCTGCCCGGCGGCTCCGGCATCGAGTTCGTCGACAAGGTCGTCGGCGGCGCGGTGCCCCGCCAGTTCATCCCCTCCGTCGAGAAGGGCATCCGCGCCCAGGCCGCCAAGGGGGTCGCCGCCGGCTACCCCCTGGTCGACCTGCGCGTCACCCTGCTCGACGGCAAGTCCCACTCGGTGGACTCCTCCGACGCCGCCTTCCAGACGGCGGGCGCCCTCGCGCTGCGCGAGGCGGCCGGCGAGACCCGCATCCACCTGCTCGAACCGGTCGCCGAGGTGAGCGTGCTGATCCCCGACGACTACGTGGGCGCCGTCATGAGCGACCTGTCCAGCAGGCGCGGCCGGGTCCTGGGCACCGAGCAGACCGGCTCGGGGCGCACCCTGATCCGCGCCGAGGTACCGGAGTTCGAGATCGGCAGGTACGCCATCGACCTGCGCTCCCTCTCCCACGGCACGGCCACGTTCAGCCGCGCCTACGCCCGGCACGAACCGATGCCCCCACAGGTCGCCGAGCGGCTGCGCGAACAGGCCGGCGGCACCCCCTGA
- a CDS encoding phosphatidylinositol mannoside acyltransferase, translated as MSTADRLTDGLYGLGWSTVKKLPEPVAARLGRTVADAAWKRRGKGVQRLEANYARVVPDATPERLAELSRAGMRSYLRYWMESFRLPAWSPERVRTGFDPKGAHHLTDGLAAGKGVILALPHLANWDLAGAWVTTSLGIPFTTVAERLKPETLYDRFVAYREGLGMEVLPHSGASAFGTLARRLRDGGLVCLVADRDLSASGVEVDFFGERARMPAGPALLAQQTGAQLLPVTLWYDDSPVMQGRVHPPVEVPQAGTRTERTAVMTQALADAFATGIAEHPEDWHMLQRLWLADLDPAKGPA; from the coding sequence GTGAGCACCGCCGATCGCCTCACCGACGGGCTGTACGGGCTCGGCTGGAGCACCGTCAAGAAGCTTCCGGAGCCCGTCGCCGCCCGGCTGGGCCGGACCGTCGCCGACGCCGCCTGGAAGCGGCGCGGCAAGGGCGTCCAGCGCCTGGAGGCCAACTACGCGCGCGTGGTGCCGGACGCCACCCCCGAGCGCCTGGCCGAGCTGTCCCGCGCGGGCATGCGCTCCTACCTGCGCTACTGGATGGAGTCCTTCCGGCTGCCCGCCTGGAGCCCGGAGCGGGTGCGCACCGGCTTCGACCCCAAGGGCGCCCACCATCTGACGGACGGCCTGGCCGCGGGCAAGGGCGTGATACTGGCGCTGCCGCACCTGGCCAACTGGGACCTGGCGGGCGCTTGGGTCACCACCAGCCTCGGCATCCCCTTCACCACCGTCGCCGAGCGCCTGAAGCCCGAGACGCTGTACGACCGGTTCGTCGCCTACCGCGAGGGTCTGGGCATGGAGGTGCTGCCGCACAGCGGGGCCTCCGCGTTCGGCACCCTGGCCCGGCGGCTGCGTGACGGCGGCCTGGTCTGCCTGGTCGCGGACCGGGACCTGTCGGCCAGCGGCGTCGAGGTCGACTTCTTCGGCGAACGTGCCCGGATGCCGGCCGGCCCCGCGCTGCTCGCCCAGCAGACCGGTGCCCAGTTGCTCCCGGTGACCCTCTGGTACGACGACTCGCCCGTGATGCAGGGCCGGGTGCACCCGCCCGTCGAGGTGCCCCAGGCGGGTACGCGGACCGAGAGGACGGCCGTCATGACCCAGGCGCTGGCCGACGCCTTCGCCACCGGGATCGCGGAGCACCCGGAGGACTGGCACATGCTTCAGCGGCTGTGGCTCGCCGACCTCGACCCGGCGAAGGGACCCGCGTGA
- a CDS encoding glycosyltransferase family 4 protein has product MRIGIVCPYSWDVPGGVQFHIRDLAEYFIRLGHEVSVLAPADDDTPLPPYVVSAGRAVPVPYNGSVARLNFGFLSAARVRRWLHDGAFDVVHIHEPTSPSLGLLTCWAAQGPIVATFHTSNPRSRAMIAAYSILQAALEKISARIAVSEYARRTLVEHLGGDAVVIPNGVDVDFFADAEPKEEWQGGTIGFIGRIDEPRKGLPVLMRALPAIVAAHPGTRLLVAGRGDEEAAVEELPEELRSRVEFLGMISDEDKARFLRSVDLYVAPNTGGESFGIILVEAMSAGAPVLASDLDAFVQVLDQGQAGEVFANENAGALAEKAVALLADPERRAELRERGSAHVRRFDWSTVGADILSVYETVTTGTSAVATDERPGLWSRFGLARDRYPERDAEQSSPHSTDNLRA; this is encoded by the coding sequence GTGAGAATCGGGATCGTCTGCCCGTACTCCTGGGACGTGCCCGGTGGCGTCCAGTTCCACATCCGGGACCTCGCCGAGTACTTCATCCGCCTCGGCCACGAGGTCTCCGTGCTCGCCCCGGCCGACGACGACACCCCGCTGCCGCCCTACGTGGTCTCGGCGGGCCGCGCGGTGCCGGTGCCGTACAACGGCTCGGTGGCCCGGCTGAACTTCGGGTTCCTCTCGGCCGCGCGGGTGCGGCGGTGGCTGCACGACGGCGCGTTCGACGTGGTGCACATCCACGAGCCGACCTCGCCCTCCCTCGGCCTGCTCACCTGCTGGGCGGCGCAGGGGCCGATCGTCGCCACCTTCCACACCTCCAACCCGCGCTCCCGCGCGATGATCGCCGCCTACTCGATCCTCCAGGCCGCGCTGGAGAAGATCAGCGCCCGGATCGCGGTGAGCGAGTACGCCCGCCGCACCCTGGTCGAGCACCTGGGCGGGGACGCGGTGGTGATCCCCAACGGGGTCGACGTCGACTTCTTCGCCGACGCCGAGCCCAAGGAGGAGTGGCAGGGCGGCACCATCGGCTTCATAGGGCGCATCGACGAGCCCCGCAAGGGCCTGCCGGTGCTGATGCGGGCCCTGCCCGCGATCGTCGCCGCCCACCCCGGAACCCGGCTGCTGGTCGCTGGCCGGGGCGACGAGGAGGCCGCCGTCGAGGAACTGCCCGAGGAGCTGCGCTCGCGCGTGGAGTTCCTCGGCATGATCAGCGACGAGGACAAGGCCCGCTTCCTGCGCAGCGTCGACCTGTACGTGGCGCCCAACACCGGCGGCGAGAGCTTCGGCATCATCCTGGTCGAGGCCATGTCGGCGGGCGCCCCCGTCCTCGCCTCCGACCTCGACGCCTTCGTCCAGGTCCTCGACCAGGGGCAGGCGGGCGAGGTGTTCGCCAACGAGAACGCCGGCGCGCTCGCGGAGAAGGCCGTGGCCCTGCTCGCGGACCCCGAGCGCCGGGCGGAGCTGCGCGAGCGGGGCAGCGCCCATGTGCGCCGCTTCGACTGGTCCACGGTCGGCGCGGACATCCTCTCGGTGTACGAGACGGTCACCACCGGCACCTCCGCGGTCGCCACCGACGAGCGGCCGGGCCTGTGGTCGCGGTTCGGCCTGGCCCGCGACCGCTACCCGGAGCGGGACGCGGAACAGAGCTCCCCGCACTCCACCGATAACCTTCGCGCGTGA
- the pdxS gene encoding pyridoxal 5'-phosphate synthase lyase subunit PdxS, whose product MSIIDNQAPETGTARVKRGMAEQLKGGVIMDVVNAEQAKIAEDAGAVAVMALERVPADIRKDGGVARMSDPDMIEGIIEAVSIPVMAKSRIGHFVEAQVLQSLGVDYIDESEVLTPADEVNHSDKWAFTTPFVCGATNLGEALRRIAEGAAMIRSKGEAGTGNVVEAVRHLRQIKGEIAKLRGCDHNELFAAAKELRAPYELVKEVAELGKLPVVLFSAGGVATPADAALMRQLGAEGVFVGSGIFKSGDPAKRAAAIVKATTFYDDPKIVADASRNLGEAMVGINCDTLPENERYANRGW is encoded by the coding sequence GTGTCCATCATCGACAACCAGGCTCCCGAGACCGGCACCGCCCGTGTGAAGCGCGGCATGGCCGAGCAGCTCAAGGGCGGCGTGATCATGGACGTGGTCAATGCCGAGCAGGCGAAGATCGCCGAGGACGCGGGCGCCGTGGCCGTCATGGCCCTGGAGCGGGTCCCGGCCGACATCCGCAAGGACGGCGGCGTGGCCCGCATGTCCGACCCGGACATGATCGAGGGCATCATCGAGGCCGTCTCGATCCCGGTCATGGCCAAGTCCCGCATCGGCCACTTCGTCGAGGCCCAGGTGCTCCAGTCCCTCGGCGTCGACTACATCGACGAGTCCGAGGTCCTCACCCCGGCCGACGAGGTCAACCACTCCGACAAGTGGGCGTTCACCACCCCCTTCGTCTGCGGTGCCACCAACCTGGGCGAGGCCCTGCGCCGCATCGCCGAGGGCGCCGCGATGATCCGCTCCAAGGGCGAGGCCGGCACCGGCAACGTCGTGGAGGCCGTGCGCCACCTGCGCCAGATCAAGGGCGAGATCGCCAAGCTCCGCGGCTGCGACCACAACGAGCTGTTCGCCGCCGCGAAGGAGCTGCGCGCCCCCTACGAGCTGGTCAAGGAGGTCGCCGAGCTGGGCAAGCTCCCCGTGGTCCTCTTCTCCGCCGGTGGCGTCGCCACCCCGGCCGACGCCGCCCTGATGCGCCAGCTCGGCGCCGAGGGCGTCTTCGTCGGCTCCGGCATCTTCAAGTCCGGCGACCCGGCCAAGCGCGCCGCCGCCATCGTGAAGGCCACCACCTTCTACGACGACCCGAAGATCGTCGCGGACGCCTCCCGCAACCTGGGCGAGGCCATGGTCGGCATCAACTGCGACACCCTCCCCGAGAACGAGCGCTACGCCAACCGCGGCTGGTAG
- the pdxT gene encoding pyridoxal 5'-phosphate synthase glutaminase subunit PdxT, translating into MNTPVIGVLALQGDVREHLIALAAADAVARPVRRPEELAEVDALVLPGGESTTISKLAVLFGLMEPLRARVREGMPVYGTCAGLILLADKILDPRSGQETIGGIDMIVRRNAFGRQNESFEAAVDVKGVEGDPVEGVFIRAPWVESVGAAAEVLAEHGGHIVAVRQDNVLATSFHPELTGDHRVHALFVDMVRANRTPESL; encoded by the coding sequence ATGAACACCCCCGTAATCGGCGTCCTGGCCCTCCAGGGCGACGTCCGGGAGCACCTCATCGCCCTGGCCGCGGCGGACGCCGTGGCCAGGCCGGTCAGGCGCCCCGAGGAACTCGCCGAGGTCGACGCCCTCGTCCTCCCCGGCGGTGAGTCCACCACCATCTCCAAACTGGCCGTCCTCTTCGGCCTGATGGAGCCCCTGCGCGCCCGCGTGCGCGAGGGCATGCCCGTCTACGGCACCTGCGCCGGGCTGATCCTGCTCGCCGACAAGATCCTCGACCCCCGCTCGGGGCAGGAGACCATCGGCGGCATCGACATGATCGTGCGCCGCAACGCCTTCGGCCGCCAGAACGAGTCCTTCGAGGCGGCGGTCGACGTCAAGGGCGTCGAGGGCGATCCCGTGGAGGGCGTCTTCATCCGCGCACCCTGGGTCGAGTCCGTGGGAGCCGCGGCCGAGGTCCTCGCCGAGCACGGCGGTCACATCGTCGCCGTCCGCCAGGACAACGTGCTCGCCACCTCGTTCCACCCGGAGCTGACCGGCGACCACCGCGTGCACGCGCTCTTCGTCGACATGGTCCGCGCGAACCGGACACCGGAGTCCTTGTAG
- a CDS encoding YebC/PmpR family DNA-binding transcriptional regulator, with protein MSGHSKWATTKHKKAVIDAKRGKLFAKLIKNIEVAARMGGVDIEGNPTLYDAIQKAKKQSVPNKNIDSAVKRGGGLEAGGADYETIMYEGYGPNGVAVLIECLTDNRNRAASDVRVAMTRNGGNMADPGSVSYLFHRKGVIIVPKGELSEDDVLGAVLDAGAEEVNDLGESFEVLSEATDLVAVRTALQEAGIDYDSADSNFVPTMQVELDEEGARKIFKLIDALEDSDDVQNVFANFDVSDEVMEKVDA; from the coding sequence ATGTCCGGCCACTCTAAATGGGCTACGACGAAGCACAAGAAGGCCGTGATCGACGCCAAGCGCGGCAAGCTCTTCGCGAAGCTCATCAAGAACATCGAGGTCGCGGCCCGCATGGGCGGCGTCGACATCGAGGGCAACCCGACGCTGTACGACGCCATCCAGAAGGCGAAGAAGCAGTCGGTCCCCAACAAGAACATCGACTCCGCGGTCAAGCGCGGCGGCGGCCTGGAGGCCGGCGGCGCCGACTACGAGACGATCATGTACGAGGGCTACGGCCCCAACGGTGTCGCGGTGCTCATCGAGTGCCTCACCGACAACCGCAACCGCGCCGCCTCCGACGTCCGCGTCGCCATGACCCGCAACGGCGGCAACATGGCCGACCCCGGCTCGGTCTCGTACCTGTTCCACCGCAAGGGCGTCATCATCGTCCCCAAGGGCGAGCTGAGCGAGGACGACGTGCTCGGCGCCGTCCTGGACGCCGGTGCCGAGGAGGTCAACGACCTCGGTGAGTCCTTCGAGGTCCTCAGCGAGGCCACCGACCTGGTCGCGGTCCGCACCGCCCTCCAGGAGGCCGGCATCGACTACGACTCCGCCGACTCCAACTTCGTCCCGACCATGCAGGTCGAGCTGGACGAGGAGGGCGCCAGGAAGATCTTCAAGCTGATCGACGCCCTGGAGGACAGCGACGACGTGCAGAACGTCTTCGCCAACTTCGACGTCAGCGACGAGGTCATGGAGAAGGTCGACGCGTAA